From the Solanum lycopersicum chromosome 10, SLM_r2.1 genome, one window contains:
- the LOC138338748 gene encoding uncharacterized protein — protein MPIVNEFQDVFPDDLPGVPPPREIDFVINLEPNTKPISIPPYRMALSELKELKLQLKDLTDKGFIQPRISPWALECLFIEEILIYSKTKEDHELHLRLTLQVDLRKTEAIKNWLKPLTPIDIRSFLGLAGYCRRFVEGFSSIAASLIGLNKKKAKFGGKVIAYASRQLKVHEKNYPTHELELAAMVFALKLWRYSCKANVVADALNRMSMGSTIHVDDETKELVKDIHRLDREGVRGSWDDHLPLIEFSYNNLYHSSVGMTPFEGLYGRRCRSPVGGFDIGDSSILGPEIIHEAIEKVTVIRDRLATAYSRQKSYADNKKWPLEFDADTYEGGDEKCIGDLTSILPVEGLGVEEDLSYEGVPIEILDRQIKQLRNMEVPTVKVQAQEDFRAYGTTLQLSERGAYVRTW, from the exons atgcctatagtgaatgagttccaagatgtATTTCCTGATGATTTACCTGGAGTTCCTCCCCCTCGAGAAATTGACTTTGTTATCAACTTAGAACCCAATActaaaccaatttcaattcctccttacagaatggctctatctgaactcaaagagttaaagctccagttaaaagatctcacagataagggtttcattcaaccgAGAATATCCCCTTGGGCGCTCGAGTGTT tattcattgaagaaattctcatctactctaagaccaaggaagatcATGAActacatttgagactaaccttgcag GTAGATCTCAGGAAGACTGAAGCTATTAAGAACTGGCtaaaacctcttactcccatAGATATTCGTAGCTTCTTAGGATTAGCTGGTTATTGTCGCAGGTTTgtggagggtttttcttccattgctgcctcACTGATaggtttgaataagaagaagGCCAAGTTT ggtggtaaggtgatagcttatgcgtccagacagctcaaggtccatgaaaagaattatcccactcatgagtTGGAGTTGGCAGCTATGGTGTTTGCACTGAAACTGTGGAGGTACTCTT gtaaggctaatgttgtagctgatgctttgaataggatgagcatgggaagtacaaTCCACGTTGATGATGAGACGAAGGAGTTGGTGAAAGATATACATAGACTGGACAGAGAAGGTGTGCG GGGTAGCTGGGACGACCATTTGCCTTTGAttgagttctcgtataataatctCTATCACTCTAGCGTTGGGATGACACCATTTGAGGgactgtatggtaggagatgtaggtctccagtTGGGGGGTTCGACATTGGAGATTCATCCATCttgggtccagagatcattcatgaggccatAGAGAAGGTCACggtgattagggacaggttggctaCTGCCTACAGTCGGCAGAAGTCTTATGCAGACAACAAAAAATggcccttagagtttgatgcagacacctatgaagggggtgatgag aagtgcatAGGTGATCTAACATCGATTCTACctgttgaaggtttgggggtcgaggaagacttgtcttatgaggGAGTACCTATTGAGATTTTAGATAGACAGATCAAGCAGCTAAGGAACATGGAGGTTCCCACAGTAAAG gtgcaggcacaggagGACTTTAGAGCTTACGGAAcaacgttgcagctatccgaaCGTGGAGCTTAcgtccggacttggtag